A genomic segment from Aegilops tauschii subsp. strangulata cultivar AL8/78 chromosome 1, Aet v6.0, whole genome shotgun sequence encodes:
- the LOC109733808 gene encoding uncharacterized protein, with protein sequence MGVMGRLKIFVVKEPVVAASCLIAGFGLFLPAFVRPMLDSWETEKNAKTPVELKDVVAGVTGKKA encoded by the exons ATGGGCGTGATGGGCAGGCTCAAGATCTTCGTCGTCAAGGAGCCCGTCGTCGCCGCCTCCTGCCTCATCGCCGGATTCG GTCTATTTCTTCCGGCGTTTGTTAGGCCAATGTTGGATTCTTGGGAGACTGAGAAAAATGCCAAAACCCCAGTTGAACTAAAAGAT GTGGTCGCAGGTGTCACCGGCAAGAAAGCTTAG
- the LOC109733809 gene encoding uncharacterized protein isoform X1, translating into MPYCEVDRYQAGDKWEGVRLFYRRYGRGATKVLLVIGLAGTHDSWGPQIRGLTGSMEPADGGDVPEPAARTDEEAAAPATATAPEEEDVGEGIEVCCFDNRGVGRSTIPPHKSYYSTAIMARDALALMDHLGWKKAHVFGHSMGAMISCKLAAMAPHRLSSLALLNVTGGGMECFPKVDAQMLSLAFRFLRARTPEQRALVDLETHYTKEYLDEEVESCTRRAILYKEYVKGISSSGMQSNCGFEGQINACWTHKVTTKELDTIRAAGFLVSVIHGRHDIIAQVCHARRLAQRLLPVARMVDLHGAHLVSHERPQEVNNALMDLIKATKSATAPHEWSSQPENTSETGALISARPVTLAIRTGEAGNAAVAAYNLLAKLQLSFLYVIGLIVMAFEHMRNIVRVTKPVRVAAIESS; encoded by the exons ATGCCTTACTGCGAGGTGGACCGGTACCAGGCCGGCGACAAGTGGGAGGGCGTCCGCCTCTTCTACCGCCGCTACGGCCGCGGCGCCACCAAGGTGCTCCTCGTCATCG GTCTGGCGGGGACGCACGACTCGTGGGGCCCGCAGATAAGGGGGCTGACCGGGTCCATGGagccggcggacggcggcgacgTGCCCGAGCCCGCCGCGAGGACGGACGAGGAGGCCGCCgcgccggcgacggcgacggcgccggaggaggaggacgtCGGCGAGGGCATCGAGGTCTGCTGCTTCGACAACCGCGGCGTCGGCCGCAGCACCATCCCCCCGCACAAATCCTACTACTC GACGGCGATCATGGCGAGGGACGCGCTGGCCTTGATGGACCATCTGGGGTGGAAGAAAGCCCACGTCTTCGGCCACTCCATGGGCGCGATGATCTCCTGCAAGCTCGCAGCGATGGCGCCTCACCGGCTGTCCTCGCTGGCGTTGCTCAACGTCACCGGCGGCGGGATGGAGTGTTTCCCCAAG GTAGATGCACAGATGCTATCTCTCGCGTTCCGGTTCTTAAGGGCGAGGACTCCGGAGCAAAGAGCTCTTGTGGACTTGGAAACCCACTATACGAAG GAATACCTCGACGAGGAAGTTGAATCCTGCACAAGGAGAGCGATCCTATATAAG GAATATGTGAAAGGCATATCATCTTCAGGGATGCAATCTAATTGCGGGTTTGAAGGTCAAATTAACGCGTGCTGGACTCACAAAGTGACAACTAAAGAGCTAGATACAATTCGTGCTGCCGGTTTTCTGGTTTCAGTTATTCATGGAAG ACATGATATTATTGCGCAAGTATGTCATGCGAGGCGGCTTGCACAAAGGCTTCTTCCTGTTGCTAGAATGGTAGATCTTCATGGTGCACATCTAGTCAGCCATGAAAGACCACAAGAG GTCAACAACGCGCTGATGGATCTGATAAAGGCCACCAAGTCGGCGACGGCGCCGCACGAGTGGTCGTCCCAGCCAGAAAACACATCAG AAACCGGTGCCCTTATTTCTGCAAGGCCTGTAACCCTCGCGATACGAACAGGCGAAGCCGGCAACGCTGCCGTAGCAGCGTATAACCTACTTGCAAAGTTGCAACTAAGCTTTCTTTATGTCATAGGCCTGATAGTGATGGCGTTTGAGCACATGAGGAACATTGTAAGAGTAACGAAGCCCGTGAGGGTCGCGGCGATCGAGTCATCATAA
- the LOC109733809 gene encoding uncharacterized protein isoform X2 → MPYCEVDRYQAGDKWEGVRLFYRRYGRGATKVLLVIGLAGTHDSWGPQIRGLTGSMEPADGGDVPEPAARTDEEAAAPATATAPEEEDVGEGIEVCCFDNRGVGRSTIPPHKSYYSTAIMARDALALMDHLGWKKAHVFGHSMGAMISCKLAAMAPHRLSSLALLNVTGGGMECFPKVDAQMLSLAFRFLRARTPEQRALVDLETHYTKEYLDEEVESCTRRAILYKEYVKGISSSGMQSNCGFEGQINACWTHKVTTKELDTIRAAGFLVSVIHGRHDIIAQVCHARRLAQRLLPVARMVDLHGAHLVSHERPQEVNNALMDLIKATKSATAPHEWSSQPENTSGLIVMAFEHMRNIVRVTKPVRVAAIESS, encoded by the exons ATGCCTTACTGCGAGGTGGACCGGTACCAGGCCGGCGACAAGTGGGAGGGCGTCCGCCTCTTCTACCGCCGCTACGGCCGCGGCGCCACCAAGGTGCTCCTCGTCATCG GTCTGGCGGGGACGCACGACTCGTGGGGCCCGCAGATAAGGGGGCTGACCGGGTCCATGGagccggcggacggcggcgacgTGCCCGAGCCCGCCGCGAGGACGGACGAGGAGGCCGCCgcgccggcgacggcgacggcgccggaggaggaggacgtCGGCGAGGGCATCGAGGTCTGCTGCTTCGACAACCGCGGCGTCGGCCGCAGCACCATCCCCCCGCACAAATCCTACTACTC GACGGCGATCATGGCGAGGGACGCGCTGGCCTTGATGGACCATCTGGGGTGGAAGAAAGCCCACGTCTTCGGCCACTCCATGGGCGCGATGATCTCCTGCAAGCTCGCAGCGATGGCGCCTCACCGGCTGTCCTCGCTGGCGTTGCTCAACGTCACCGGCGGCGGGATGGAGTGTTTCCCCAAG GTAGATGCACAGATGCTATCTCTCGCGTTCCGGTTCTTAAGGGCGAGGACTCCGGAGCAAAGAGCTCTTGTGGACTTGGAAACCCACTATACGAAG GAATACCTCGACGAGGAAGTTGAATCCTGCACAAGGAGAGCGATCCTATATAAG GAATATGTGAAAGGCATATCATCTTCAGGGATGCAATCTAATTGCGGGTTTGAAGGTCAAATTAACGCGTGCTGGACTCACAAAGTGACAACTAAAGAGCTAGATACAATTCGTGCTGCCGGTTTTCTGGTTTCAGTTATTCATGGAAG ACATGATATTATTGCGCAAGTATGTCATGCGAGGCGGCTTGCACAAAGGCTTCTTCCTGTTGCTAGAATGGTAGATCTTCATGGTGCACATCTAGTCAGCCATGAAAGACCACAAGAG GTCAACAACGCGCTGATGGATCTGATAAAGGCCACCAAGTCGGCGACGGCGCCGCACGAGTGGTCGTCCCAGCCAGAAAACACATCAG GCCTGATAGTGATGGCGTTTGAGCACATGAGGAACATTGTAAGAGTAACGAAGCCCGTGAGGGTCGCGGCGATCGAGTCATCATAA